The DNA region TGGCGGCCTTGGAGAAGGCCGCTGAGGGCATGGGGCTTTTAGTGGCCGCCGAGCACCGCTACGTGGATGAGGGCTACAGCGGCTCACGTCTGGACAGGCCCGGCCTGGATGCGCTGCGGGACGCGGCCGCTGACGGCCTGCTCGACCTAATGCTGGTGTACGCCCCCTCCACCCGCCAAAGGACTAGAAGCCCTCTAGGCTAAGATTGTGTCAAGCAAGCACTGGCAATGCTCGATCTTTAGACGCCTCTACGAGACGCTTTTTCAATGCGGGCTCATCGAAAAGCTCGACCCACATTGACTGCCCATCCGTAGTTCCGCCCGCCCAGTACACATACCCGTATTGACCAGTATACCTGCCGTCAAGTTGGTACATACCGGCCAAACTTGAGTACTTCATCATCAGCTCGAAGTGGACGCCAGCAGCCATGCAAACGATTGCTGCTACTCCAAGCTCTGAGCTGGGCAGATCTTTGAACTTGCTACCGCACTTAGCTTCGACTCGACGTTGCAATTCAGCCCGAGCTTGCGCGGGGTCTAGGCCTACAAATTTGACTGCATGCCACGCTTCGACGTCGACATGCACAACAGTGCCGTCGGGATGTCGGAACTGGATGTCCGCGTCCTTTTGGCCTTCGCCGATCTTGAGACCAAATCCGACGGGTTTGAATTTGTTTGATTGGTAGGTTTGGGCCAAGAAGGCTGTTGCCACTACAGACCAGATTTCGGGAGGATCAATGTTCCAAGCTGAATCAGTCCAGAGTGGCTCTAAGGTTTTTCGTACCCCTGGCTCCGTCCCAAAATCCCGAGCGAAGCCGTCTAAGACTCGCAATAGCGACTCCATAAGGGTTCTTGCCTTCGAATCCGGGTAACCTGCGCCCGCCGCATGCACGCAGAGCGGGAGGTTTAGCGCATGCCAATAACGACTGACTTCCTTTTTTTTCGCGAAGTCAGCCATCT from Archangium lipolyticum includes:
- a CDS encoding recombinase family protein, which encodes MTQRTALYARVSTTRQQEERTVASQLAALEKAAEGMGLLVAAEHRYVDEGYSGSRLDRPGLDALRDAAADGLLDLMLVYAPSTRQRTRSPLG